The genomic region GCCCGATGATCCAGAAGCAGGGGAGAATCGAGGCGATCAGCAGGATCATCGGCACGATCATCACCGGCTTCCTGCCGAAGCGGTCCGAGAGCAGGCCGCTCAGCGCCTCGAACATCACCGAGAAACCGCCGTTGATGATGATGAGGGTGAACGAGATCGTCGCCGGCAGGTGCAGCGTGTCGAGCGCGTAGGTGGTCATGTAGCTCAGGGTGTAGCTGCCGATCGTGCCTGCGGTCAGCATCATCAGCCCGAACACGATGATCGGCAGGAACGGCCGCACGCGCTCCGCGCGCGAGCGCTCGGCGGCCAGCACCGGCACCGAGGCGGCGCCGGCCAGTGGCACCGCGGCGGCCGCCTCGGGGGTGCGAGGGAGCGTCTCGGGCAGCGAGCGCCGCACCGCGATGCCGAACGGCACGATCAGCGCGCCGATCAGCATCGCGAGGCGCCAGCCCCAATCTTGAAGTTGCTGCGCGCTGAGATGGGCCGCGAGAAAGGTGCCGATCAATCCCGCCCCCAGGACCGCGCAGTCCTGGGTGGCATACTGCATCGAGAGGTAAAGCCCGCGGCGCCGCTCGGGTGCCGCCTCCGCCATGTAGGCGGTCGTAGGCCCGACCTCGCCGCCCAGTGCGAAGCCCTGCACCAGCCGGAACAGCAGCACGATGATCGGTGCCGCCGGGCCGATCCTGGCGTAGGAGGGCGTGAGTGTCAGGCCGATGATCGCGACGCCCATCAGGGTGAACGAGAAGATCATCGCCGGCTTGCGGCCGATGCGATCGCCCATGCCGCCGATCACGATTGCGCCGATCGGCCGGGTCAGGAATCCCGCGCCAAAGGTGGCCAGGGTGGCGAGCAGCGCCGCCGACGGGTTGCCGGGCGGGAAGAAGGTGCGCGAGATGTAGACCGCGAAGTAGGAGAAGGTGAGGAAGTCGTAGAACTCGAGGCCGTTCCCGATGAAGACGGCGATCACGTGCCGCAGCGGAATGCGCGGGCGAATGTCGCTCACGACGGCCTGGGAAGTGGACACGGGATGGGATCCTAGAGGATTTCGCGCCGCGGGGCCGGCGGCTTCGGCGTCACTCAGGGACGCCAGTGGGCGTGCGCGCGGTAGGCCGGCACGACCGGAATCTTCGTCTCGCGCTCGATCATCCGCTCCGCCAGCCACTGGAACCACTCGAGCAGGGTCTCGCGTCCACGCGCCGCGCGCTCCTCAATGACGTAGCGCTCGAGCTTGCGCCACGAGAGCAGCACCGACCCGCTTACGAAGTCGTCGACCAGGGCCAGGGCGAGCTGGCGCCGGTACACCAGCACTCCGAGACTTTCCCAGGAGACCATCATCGCGTACACGTGATTCATGTCGTCGCCGAGCCGCGCCTCGACCTCTGAGCGCGACAGGCCGGGCTCGAGGTCGTAGACCAGGCGCAGCGCCTTCACGAACTCCGGAGTCTGCAGCAGCCGGAGGATCTCGAGGGCGACCTCGCGCTCCCGGGCGCGACGGGCGAGCCGAAGCTGGCCCACGGTGAACAGCGCGCCCAGCACGAACGTGGCCGTCGCGATCGCCTGCAGCACCACCGAAATCGTCACGACGCCCACTCTAGCCGAAATCGAATTTGCGAGGTGGGCGCCGGGAAAGGAGTAGACTCCCCGCGGTGTTCGCCCGCCGAGGATCAGACGTATTGCGGAGCGTTCACTTACCCCGCCCATCGCACAGGAGGTCCCTCGTGCGCCCCGCCCCGATTCGCCCCGCGCTCGTCGCGGCTCTCGCATTGTTCCTTTCGATCCCCTTTGCAGCGTCGCCCGCCGGCGCCGTCGTCCGTTCGTGGGTCTCGGCGGTGAGCGGTCACGCCGACAACTCCCTGCTCTGGAATCCGATGGGCATCCCGGGCGCGGGCGACAATCTGATCTTCCCGGTCGCCGGCGCCTATGCGGTGTTGTTTCCCACCACCGTCC from Candidatus Sulfotelmatobacter sp. harbors:
- a CDS encoding MFS transporter → MSTSQAVVSDIRPRIPLRHVIAVFIGNGLEFYDFLTFSYFAVYISRTFFPPGNPSAALLATLATFGAGFLTRPIGAIVIGGMGDRIGRKPAMIFSFTLMGVAIIGLTLTPSYARIGPAAPIIVLLFRLVQGFALGGEVGPTTAYMAEAAPERRRGLYLSMQYATQDCAVLGAGLIGTFLAAHLSAQQLQDWGWRLAMLIGALIVPFGIAVRRSLPETLPRTPEAAAAVPLAGAASVPVLAAERSRAERVRPFLPIIVFGLMMLTAGTIGSYTLSYMTTYALDTLHLPATISFTLIIINGGFSVMFEALSGLLSDRFGRKPVMIVPMILLIASILPCFWIIGHSKGIWTLYGAEAVMTMFAAVASVPVIVTITETLPPHIRSGAVATIYAFAISIFGGSTQFMLKFLIEKTGNPLAPAYYWTGAAVVGLVAMILVKESAPVRRAA